The genomic stretch cgcaaggacgagcacaattaatataaaattcaattacacaaaaacatttccataatattaaaattcatttaaaacccacaataaatattacaaatgacaaataaaattaaacattgcataattaaaatcctaaaaattaaaaattacataattaaaatcctaaaaattaaaaattacataattaaaatcctaaaaattaaaaatgacactactcgttgccgaatttcgcccacatgtggttgattaggtcttcttgtagttgattgtggattcgagtatcgcgcattgtgtgtcttgtctcgatcctctggccaaccgtcgtatgctcgcctcggcgtaggggagacctcgctgttgagcttccggcttcgtcctcgtcgtagaagctagccgccctcggcccttcgtcggctataatcatgttgtgtaatataatacacgtgaacatgatgtcggcgatattattcacgtaccacagccgagccggggccttcacaatgttgaatcgagcttgaaggaccccgaaggctctttcgacatctttccgcgctgactcttgacgctgcgcaaaaagaacccgtctcgggtcgtgcgggttgtggagcgtcttcacgaacgtcgaccaccttgggtagataccatcggcgagatagtaacccatgcggtatatatttccgttgatggtgaagtcgatcgccggtgctacaccattcatcacatcattgaagagtggtgacgaatatagcacattcaagtcgttgttggatccagcaacgccgaaatatgcatgccaaatccataggcggtagtcggcgaccgcctcaaggataagcgttgggccgccgcctttgtgaccgctcaagtgttgccccctccaagcagtcggacaattcttccacctccaatgcatgcagtcaatgctgccaagcattccgggaaagccatggactgattcatgaagacgaagcaaccgttggcaatcatcagtggtgggtgctcgaaggaattcatccccaaaagcagaacgaacgccctcgcaaaaattctttaaacataggattccagtggactcaccgatatgcaaatactcgtcgaacatgtcggccgtttgcccagtagcgagttgtcggatggcacacgtacacttctgcaacgccgtgatactttgccggccggctgcatctacacctgtttgaaagtattcaacacgtgcggacaatgtgttgacaattcgcatgaacaagcgctttgacatgcgaaaacggcgcctgaagtaatctgccggaaaccgcggctggtcggcaaagtagtcggcaacgagcctttcgtgggctccctcccggtcacgatggatgtaccgtcgatttgatctggttcgttgaggaggaggagcaggggtattcgccgcgacatatgcttcgtaagcgacacgatgttgttcgtagtattcttgttcttcgcgttccgcttccgccataatatgggtgaaatccatttgagattttgagtgggggatgaatgtgttgatagtttgtatgagaattatgaatgagagatgatttgatgtgataaatggatgatgaatgtgtgtatttatagatgattttggggaaaaaaaataaaaaaaaatcaaaaaaattcagaaaaaacgggaaaaaaacggccatatttttgggatttggaaaatattttttttattttttagcattatttataattaaataccgatttttaaaaaaaaataataaaaaaaagtttaaacacaacggctatgccgttgacgaatgggagcgcgccacgtgtgcgtccgctggcacggacgtgctcgatacatcgagcagcgccgtgccagcggcgcggctgcagcggcggcggtcctgcgccttgccaacggcgcggacggcggtggcgtctttcgccaccgctgcggatgctcttagattgtatattggtatattttatcttgcaaaccgaacaccacataaaagtatgaatattctaattttagaaactattTTCTTTCTAATGCGGTTGGACTcatatccactaacaatattttatctttatatctctcttactttaccaattatacattaaaacccgtactGGAcaaaatgttcatactttttcaAGAATGGAAGGACctaaggagtattattttggtCTTTctatgtaatttccaaaaaaaatgtcctcttttattaattttgtttgttttccaaAACTAGTCCACTTTTTTATTGTAAAAATTTTTCACCATATGTTACACTATTTTTACATTAGTCTCATTATCAATTAACActaattcaaataatttttttctattttttcacatattttaccaatttacatCATAATTCTTATTTATCCAAAGTCTCTATTATTAGGTGTCGTATAGattgtattataaatatgcCCATCCGCTCACTATAGCTAGTGTATCACAATTCATTCCCACCCACCTACGGTATTGTATGGCCCTTTTCTCTATTATGTCGAATACAAAATGGAGTATATTTGTGACATATGTGAACATAAGAGAGTTCTTTTTTGCTATTTCTCTCTCAGATTGCACATTATTTTTAATAACATTTGGAGTTTCCAAATATTTTCAGCAAGACCACGTTATTTAGATCTCTTTAGGTGTTTACATAAtttgtgaaaaatgaaaaagaccaCCACCACTACAAAAGCAATCTAGCCACCACCTTATAAGCATCTCTCCTCACATTTGCCATATTGCTATTTATTAAGATATTACATGTATTTATGAAACTAACTTTGTGCGCATATACATGGAGAGAGTATATTATATAGATACATATATtgcaataaataaaatagttgcTTGACAAATTTACAGCACTTGACAAATTTAGACCAAATAATATCACATTCCCTTATCGGAATAATATATAATGCTCAGTCGTTATGGATCAAACATGACGTGCCAATTGAGATAATATGCCATCAATATTTAATTGGGTAAAGCTCCCAATAATGGATGAAGAAATTGACTCAATCCTATGGTCCCTTGTCACACACATTTAATATCACTGGTTTATTTTAATATGATAGCAATAAGTCCAAAAGTGGGGAAATTAGGCCAATAGATAGCCACAAACCTAcattttatatacatatttttgttcctattaaataaaataattatgataatCCAAATCAATTAGATCAACTGAGCTCCCTCTCATGGTGACACTTTTATCGttgattataaattaatattgttttaaaTAAGAATTTTGTTTCTTATAAGTTTGGGTATATATATTCGAATGATTTGCTATTTCAAAACCTTgaaaatttatgaaatgtgGATGCGTTGAGTTCTTGCTTTTCTAATAAACAAGCTATATACCACAAAACTTTACAATCACTCTTTCTTCATGATTGTTTATTGAAGTGTAGTTTTCTTTTTACTATAAATTTATAGTAAATTTAAGATAATAATAAACATATATTCTACATTTATATGTGAGCAACTATAATTGGTCCTCATTTCTAACATAAGAAAATATAGGTTTCCACTATCCTCATCCTTGTTATATTATCATATACTCTTTTAGATATGATTGGGAGTCGCAATTTGAGGTCACACCTCAAATTATACAACCTTGGATTAAGTAATGTGTAGTAAATGACAATTTCACCCTTGAGATATAGAAAGGATATTCTCCATTACACaatcatttatttcattttttgataaaatataGTGTAAACGATATATCAGACGTAAAAGCTAATGTATATTTCGTAATTGCACTgagataattataataatatataggGTGAGATTGTGAAAACGTTATTAAGAGGATAGCTAAATTCCTGAATTTGTTAGATTTGGATAAATTCTATCTCCCAAAATCTTGGATTATAGTCAGATACACCCAAATTTCTTTATCTTCTTCTACACATGATGAAATTCACCATTTTGCATGTAAACAGTATAATTTTCACGCAGTAAAACGTGTGAGTGTGAGCAGAAGCCACAGAATAAAACAGGGTTGACACCTCATATCTTTCTGTTCCCTTCAATTTCAATACATTCCATCCGATTTATAGAGAAAATAAAGGCCTTCTATATAACCTCACACACAGTCACACACATACTATCTCTTTCCGAACAAAAACTtctccttttctctctcttccccTTCTCAAAGAAGAGGACGAATTCTACACAAATATCCCATCATCAAGGTCAAATTTTTAATCATCTGCGAGGCTAAAAATTCAACCGCAAGTAATCACCTGAAAATTCCCTTTTGATCATCGTGAAACCCAAATTCAAGGCTGTTGCTTTGTGATCGGaattttttatgtgttttccatACGTGGGTTTTTGGGGAAATCTTGTGCGCCTATTGCATGTGAAAAGCTTTTGCTTTTCTGGGTTTTTTACCCCTTTTGTCTCTTGATCTGTTTTTGTGTAACAATGTGCAGAATCGAGACTGCCCCATGTTGGTTTTTGTGATAAAATCCCACTTGATATTCAGTTTGTAAAGGGAATTTAACTTTTTTGGGCGATCGGATGTTGAAAGACTGGTTTTTTTGAGGTTAATTTGTTTTGTTGGATTGCGATGATCATTTTTCTAGAATCATGATCATCAGCCAAATCATTTATGGGATTTTTAGATTATCCCTCTTTTTGTGAGAATTCCTTTGTATTTTTGGGTGCTTTTGGTGTGTTGGGATATTCTGTGGTGGTTTTGGGAATGCTTCATTCAACAGTATTCTTAATTTTTAGTATACGTACAATCTACGCTTACacctttctttttcttgtggAGAAGATAGTTGCTTGTTAGAATGTGTTTGCTTGTCGGATATCATTTGATTAGATGCTTTAATTTGGGTTATTACCTTTTCTCATTGGATCACatattgtttttttgttgattcTGGTTTGATCATTGATGTGTGCTTGTGTTTCTCACTTTAGCTCTCTGTGATTGGTAGTTGTGACTTTTGGTgttgttttcttcatctttaGCATCTCTTTTGACTTTTCATTCTTTGCATATATTTGATTCTTGATTGTGTATTCATAGCTGTGTTTTGTAATGCAGGGTTGATTTTAATAACAGTGAACAAGTAGCTAGAAAGGTATTGATTATTGTATCTCCTACATTTTACATTTGTGATCTTTGAGTAGTTCGATTATCCGTTCTTGCCTAGTTAGAGCGGTagaaaaaatcgaaaaaaaagcTTACATTTTGTTGTGAATTTGTTATATTTCAGTAGTTAGACTATCCATTCTTGCCTAGTTAGGGCACTGCAGCGATATAGCGGTGCCCATGGATGCCACGGCTAGTGGAGCATCGAGCGTTCAGTACCACAATATCACCGAGCAGGCAATCGCGCCCCTTGCTCCGCCTCCCCATGTTGCACACCAGAGGCAGCAACGGCATTGCTTTGGGAATGAAACCCCCGGGGAGTTCCCGTTGTCTGCTAACCCCTCCATCGTCCTGCATTTCCTCTCCGCCTGCAATTTAGACCCGCAAGATCTTGCCAAACTCGAGGCAAGTGTGTTTTACTTGCCATTTCCCAAAGTTGGATTCTTGATTGACATTAGAGTTGATGATACCGCTGATTGAATTCATAATGCTTGTTGCAGGCGACTTGTTCGTTTTTTAGGCAGCCTGCGCACTTCACCCCTGACCACGAACTCTCGTTGGCTGAGCTTGCAGCTCTTGATATGTGCCAGAAGAGGGCCATATTCAAGCCAATGACAATAGAGCAGCAGCAATGCTTGAAGCAGAGTTGTGGTGGCTCGTGGAAGCTTGTCTTGAGATACTTGCTGGCCGGGGAAGCATGTACGAGGAGGGAGAAGTCGCAGGCAATAGCCGGCCCTGGCCACAGCCTCGCTGTGACCTCTAAAGGAGCCGTGTATTCATTTGGTTCCAACAGCTCCGGCCAGCTTGGGCATGGAACCACTGCTGAGGAGACGCGCCCTTCCCTAATTAGGTCGGATATCCTCTCTAAACCCGAGGAGAACCCTCGATGTTGCAAAAGGGTGAAGTTGATAATGCATACTTGTTTTGATGCAGATCTCTGCAAGGAATCCGCATTATTCATGCTGCGGCTGGGGCTGGACGAACAATGCTGATTAGTGATGCAGGACGCGTCTATGCCTTTGGGAAAGATTCTTTTGGTGAAGCCGAATACGGGGCTCAAGGAAATAAGTTAGTGACTACACCTCACCTAGTCGAATCTTTGAAAGATATCTTTGTTGTCCAAGCTGCTATTGGGAACTTCTTCACCGCAGTGTTGTCTAGAGAAGGCAGGATTTACACCTTTTCATGGGGAGACGAGAGCAAACTCGGCCATCAAATGGAACCTAATGATCTTGAGCCTCGCCCGTTGTTGGGAGATCTCGAAAATATACCTGTGGTTCAAATTGCAGCTGGCTATTGCTACCTTCTTGCTTTGGCATGTCAACCTAGTGGAATGTGTGTTCCCTACTATCCTTATTTTAACATCAAATTTGTTGAGTTCTTGGCTTTGTTAGTCTTGATGTTGTTCTTGCGTGTTAGACTTTGTCGTGCTAAAACATGACATGCCCCGTTTGTACGTGATTTTAGGTCGGTATACTCTGTCGGGTGTGGGCTAGGTGGGAAGCTTGGGCACGGTACTAGAACGGATGAGAAGCAGCCGAGATTAATCCAGCAGTTTGCAGTGTTGAATCTTCAGCCCGTTGTGGTTGCTGCCGGTGCTTGGCACGCTGCAGTGGTCGGGAAGGATGGAAGGGTATGCACGTGGGGATGGGGGCGGTACGGATGCTTGGGGCACGGGAACGAGGACTGCGAATCAGTTCCCAAAGTAGTCGAGGCACTGAGCAATGTCAAGGCCGTACACGTTGCAACAGGGGACTACACGACCTTCGTTGTCTCGGACGATGGAGATGTCTATTCTTTCGGATGTGGAGAGTCTTCGAGCCTCGGACACAACACCGCTGCTGCTGATGAGCAGGTTTGATCTCGTGCCAATCTGTGTCTCATCTCATGTTAGAGACGAGACACCGATTAGGatcttctctctttcttttttttcttaaagAGGATCAATAATGGTTCGCCATCTACCCTCGATCTATCGGTTAGAGGGAAAATGTCTTGAGTTGTTTTTCATCGTCACACATATTAGGATCTTCTGGTCCACAATTGATGTCTCGATTCGTGATCTAACGTGTGTGTTTGCTCGATTGCAGGGAAACAGGCACACGAACGTGCTAAGCCCGGAGCTCGTGACCTCGTTGAAGGAGGTGAAGGAGAGGGTTGTGCAGATAAGCCTCACGAACTCGATATACTGGAACGCGCACACATTCGCACTCACGGACTCGGACAAGCTCTACGCGTTTGGGGCGGGTGACAAGGGGCAGCTCGGGGTCGAGCTCGCGGCGAACCAAACGGAGAGGGCGAACCCAGACCGGGTCGAGGTGGACCTCAGTTGACTATAATCTGCCTTTGCCTTTGCCTTTGCCTTTGCCTTATAATCTTATTATTAACATTGCATTGTAGATATATGATGGTTTCATGGTTTAATGGTATGTGTAAATAGAAACAGTGATTGTGAATAAGGGTAGAATTTAGGAGCTGCAGAATTAACCTCCTTTAGAAATTCGTTAGCTCTTTGTCTGAAACCAGTAAATAGTTTTAAGAATGACTCATCAAGATTTCTTTTTTAACTTATTAAGATTGGTGAAAAAATGCCTTTTTTAACCATTATTAGTCTGTGAGGTTTTTTGTTTGAAGcttctattttaaattttttgcacTTTTTTGTTCTATCTTTAATGTGTTTTTGGTTTCTATTGTTTGgagatttgtttttattttgatgtaTTGTGCTGTGTATATTATTGTGTAGTGAATGTTAGGGTtgtatttttacattttttgtataattaaattcatgttGAAAGGACGATTTTACATTTTTGTAAATTTAAATGCATGCTGAAAGCTGAATGATTTTATTTGGCCTGCAATTTTAAGAGTTGGCCCCCAGATTAAAATTATTCAGCCTTTTTATATGAGGCAAATTGCCAAATAAATCACATAGAAATGTTGAATTCTGACCCGGTCTACAAAATAAGTTATTTTTCTTTTCGGTGATTATATGCTAATGTTTGCCACTGGTTTAAAACACGtggataaaataatatttaaaaaatgacaGGTTTGATGTTTGAAACGCCGTTATATAACTGACTGAGACATAGGTGGTAATTTGCtacaaaaaaaaggaataatGAGATAATTACAAAACTCTCATATTTGATGATTTATTATAAATCATATCGGGAATTgttttccatatatttttttgcCATAGCATCAGCATCAATTAGATTTAGGGCTACAAATAAGTCaattatgcaaaataaaaaatcttaatttgaataaaaagatCATGATCAAGATGCATGAAATTTTGACAATAATACCACAATAAATAAGAAATTAATAGTAATGGATCCTTATGTAAACATGCACTGGAAACTTCGTCGTTGAagttgagattttttttatgttctaATCTAAAgacacatttttttatttaaacaatAATGAACTTACTTctatttcttaatttattttgttatcttttctaatttattcttttatttttattttattttactttactatttataatTCACTAAATACCACTATCTAAATTCTTATGCCAAATAGAAACGTCTTAACAAAGGGAGTGTTATATTTGATATCCAGGTGAACTGCATATTTTTGTAAAGTATAACTAACTTCAAACACTTTAAAACTTACCtacaatttaataaaatattaaacaatAATCCTAGACATATTTCAATTTAGGGTTAAATAACGACGTTGGCTGaatattacaaaaaattaaaatgctcatgttttcatttttgtaaAATAACAGCACGAATTATTTCTATGATTCCTGCATTCCTGTAGAATTTGACTGGAGTATATGATTAAATTTGGAAAATTTTGTATATAGACCAAAAAGTGTAAGAGGGGAAATTAGACGTCACATGAGAAATAAATAAAGCCCATCTCAAAGAGATAAAAGCAAAGTTCCACACAAGTTAAAACGAGGTTGACCAATTCCACAACCTAAATATTGTTGCAGCATTTGATAACAGCAAAATTTAAGATTTCAAGCAAATCATGTAGAAAAATCAATACTCCGAAGGTGAGATAACATCATCAATCTTCAATATCATCTTCACAACTTGTGTTGCAAGCAGAATCTGCTGCTGTTTCCCGATCAGAGTCTCAAAAACGTTCTGCTCACGCATGTCGTTTGTGCCAACGTCGTTGCAGTCGATACCGCAGTAGCTGTTGTTTTCCTGCACATTGAAGATCATGTCCATGTTAGTATTCGTGTTTACCGAAAGCAAGAGATGCAAAGGGCGGCCATTATCTGATTCTGATAAAAGGAATGCGCGAGACATGAAGCCGGGTGCGAAAGTACCTTGATTTGCTGGGATTTGACAGCAGATAGAGTTTCTATAGGTTGGAGGCCGCTGTTTTCGGCCAGTGCCATCGGGATAGCATCTAAGGCATCTGCAAAGGCTCTGATTGCATACTGCAAAATTGGAAGATAATTGTTAAGCTAAAATTGTCTTGAAAGTGGAAACTGAAGGTTCAAGAGGGAAGGATGTGGGCTGACCTGCTCGACTCCAGGGTACTTATCAGCTGCTGCTTCCACAGCAATTGAGCAGGAAATCTCAGCTGAGCCACCACCATATACTATGGAGTTGTTGCGGATGAGATTCCGAGCAACGCACAAGGCATCATGAATACTTCGTTTTGTTTCCTCTATCATCATCTTATTACCTAAAGCATTGTCAGGACAGAAGAATCAATCCGCGTCCGTGTTCTAGCATTTGACATGAGCACACAACCCAAAGTAAAAACAGAAAATAACAAGAAGTGAATCGACCATGGAAAATCTCAACTGCTTCTGATCGATTTAAAATCATATCAAAATGTAGAACTTGAAAGAATACCTACCACCACGTATAAATATGGTCACGGCCCTTGAATTCGCACAGTGTTCAATATATATCATCCGATCCTTAGTGGTGCCAAAAGCTTTTTCTCGAACCAAACCGGCCTGACATGAGTAATCAAAGAGTTAGGTCATATGGTTTCTTAGATGTAAGTATGGCAAAGTACAAGCTTACCTTGCCCAACTTTTCTGTTGTTAACTCCTGAAATCTGGGAACAATTCTCCCACCTAATAACAAAGTTGAGAAAATGTTTCGCAAGATATGCCAACTAGAGAAAGTAAcataagtaaaaaaatattcatataatTGCAGGATTGCCAAAAACCTGTGGCTATGGCTATCAGCTCTAACTCCACACCACCAACCCATCGGACAGCAGGCAAATTCCTGTGCATCAACAGATGGTTTGCCTCATCATCAAAACCCCATTGGCAGATCACCAGAGTGGCCCCAACATCCTGTGACAAATTGATGATTTTAAATTACACCAACGTCTCTATTTCTATGGATTTCAAGCATACATACCAAACATAGATTAAACCATGACAAGGATCAACATGATTTACAGTTGCCACAAATTTTGCAAAGATTGTAGAACAAACAATGATGACCAAACAATATAACATGCATAAAAAAGTCACCTTGCATTTTTGAACCATATCATCGAAGTACTTCTGCTCTTGTTGACGTAAAGTTTGAAACTTTTCCACAGTATCAATATCGACCTTATGTTTAGTCTTTGGCTTTGGTGGCTCAAAGGGGCAAGTCAAAATTGCAATATGTGCATCCTCAATCTGTTTTGGCATTTGGGGATGACTCATATCTTTGTCTACAACAATTCCATATATTAGTTCTGTATCTTCTAGCTTCCCGCCAACTTTCCCTTCTACTTTAATCAAGTCAAGATTGACATCCCTCCTCTCTAAATCTGCAACAGCGAGCACGGCTTTGGCTGCAATTTCAGCCAAACTGCGCTTGCACCTATTCACTCTGCAGAGCATATTTGACAATACAGAAACAAGTCAAAATCAGCAGGCTGAATATTAGTATTGGGAACTTAACAATCCATTAACAATTGAATGTAAAGTCCATTAAGCACATTTTCACATGATCAAGACAATAATAACTTAATAATGCTAAGGGCATAAAAAAGACAATGAACAAAATTTCATTCTCAAAAGCAGTAGCAGAGAGGGAAAGAGACGATTGCTTTAGCAGAACTCATCAAAACAAGTTCTTAAGCTTCCTCACTATGCACAATGAAAAGAACATCGACAACTGTATCTCAGATCTGGAACTCCTAAGATATGAACACTCCACTAGAATTCAGAGAGCCCATCAAAAACTGGAAAAACTTGccatttttcaaaataagaaaACAGAGAACATGCAATATACTCAAATAATAGCATGAGTTTCAAAGAAGTGTATATCAGCACTTACATCTTAGAGGATAAAGTAGTCATACAAGTCCGGATCAAAGGCTCCGCATCTGCGCTgctaaattcaaatttatgcGCTATACTCTCCAAATGCTCAAAGGCAATCTTCGAAGCCAGCTCATATCCCTCAGCAACCCTAATTGGATGAATTCCACGCTCCAACAGCTTCTGAGCTTGTTCTAGAAGCGAACCTGCCATTACAACAACTCCAGTCGTCCCATCTCCTATCTCATAGTCCTGACTCCGTGACAACTCAACCATGAGCTTCGCAATCTGGTTGTCAACATCCATCTGCTCCAAAATCGTCGCACCATCATTTGCTGACAACAAAAGCAACAATTTTTTAAACAGAGAAAAAATCAAGCTGAAATCTAGCACGGAGCTATTAAAAGCAGAAAACAAGGAATAATTTCTACACGGAATCTCAACAAAATTGAAACTGAAAGCTATCACGAAGCGTACATATTAAATCTAAAACCCTAGGAGTTCAGTTAAAAGCACAATAGAAGAAAGGGGGCAAAACAGAGTGAGGGCTTACTTATGGTGACCTCGCCGTCGGGGCTCTGGAGCATTTTATCCATGCCTTTGGGGCCTAGGGAGGTGCGGAGGATCCGCGCCACCGCTTTGCCGGCGGAAATGTTGGCCTTCTGCGCATCGAGGCCGCGCAATCTGGTTTTCTGCTCCTGCTCCCGTATGATGAAGAAGGGGCGGCCGAATTCGTCGAAGGCCAGCGACATTGTGCGGGTTCGGGCGAGCGGATGGGACCTCTATGCGGAtggggaagaagaggaagaggaagaggaagaagaagagtggAGGGAAGGAGAGTGGTTTGAGAAATTTCTCCAAGGTTTATGAATAGGTTCTGTGCCCTAGTTTACTTCGATGTGTGAATCAGTGGCATAACTGTAATATAGTGTTTGTTCAACAAgtagattttttttatgaaaatgagtGATTTATTTGAAAGTTAGTTTGTGAGTGCCTTTGAAAGTACGCtatatttattctaattaaatttaGGTAAGATTAATGAATTTTTAAGTATGATTAATTAAGCCTCCACTATAAGttattaattacaataatttatATGCAAAGAATTTAATCGGTATTTAGATGCGTCACATCACGTGTCGGGTGTGATTGTCACACCCCAACCCCTCTTTGGAAATATACTTACAATAaacaaatacaaatttaaataaagaaaatcaTATATTAATTACATCACCATCCAAATACCATAATGACAAAATCCATCATTTATTAGCTTACATACAAATATTCTATATCAGCACACATAACAATAATCATTAATTATCATCAACAGTTTTAtatccatatgc from Salvia splendens isolate huo1 chromosome 15, SspV2, whole genome shotgun sequence encodes the following:
- the LOC121767802 gene encoding T-complex protein 1 subunit epsilon-like; protein product: MSLAFDEFGRPFFIIREQEQKTRLRGLDAQKANISAGKAVARILRTSLGPKGMDKMLQSPDGEVTITNDGATILEQMDVDNQIAKLMVELSRSQDYEIGDGTTGVVVMAGSLLEQAQKLLERGIHPIRVAEGYELASKIAFEHLESIAHKFEFSSADAEPLIRTCMTTLSSKIVNRCKRSLAEIAAKAVLAVADLERRDVNLDLIKVEGKVGGKLEDTELIYGIVVDKDMSHPQMPKQIEDAHIAILTCPFEPPKPKTKHKVDIDTVEKFQTLRQQEQKYFDDMVQKCKDVGATLVICQWGFDDEANHLLMHRNLPAVRWVGGVELELIAIATGGRIVPRFQELTTEKLGKAGLVREKAFGTTKDRMIYIEHCANSRAVTIFIRGGNKMMIEETKRSIHDALCVARNLIRNNSIVYGGGSAEISCSIAVEAAADKYPGVEQYAIRAFADALDAIPMALAENSGLQPIETLSAVKSQQIKENNSYCGIDCNDVGTNDMREQNVFETLIGKQQQILLATQVVKMILKIDDVISPSEY
- the LOC121767803 gene encoding ultraviolet-B receptor UVR8-like, which translates into the protein MDATASGASSVQYHNITEQAIAPLAPPPHVAHQRQQRHCFGNETPGEFPLSANPSIVLHFLSACNLDPQDLAKLEATCSFFRQPAHFTPDHELSLAELAALDMCQKRAIFKPMTIEQQQCLKQSCGGSWKLVLRYLLAGEACTRREKSQAIAGPGHSLAVTSKGAVYSFGSNSSGQLGHGTTAEETRPSLIRSLQGIRIIHAAAGAGRTMLISDAGRVYAFGKDSFGEAEYGAQGNKLVTTPHLVESLKDIFVVQAAIGNFFTAVLSREGRIYTFSWGDESKLGHQMEPNDLEPRPLLGDLENIPVVQIAAGYCYLLALACQPSGMSVYSVGCGLGGKLGHGTRTDEKQPRLIQQFAVLNLQPVVVAAGAWHAAVVGKDGRVCTWGWGRYGCLGHGNEDCESVPKVVEALSNVKAVHVATGDYTTFVVSDDGDVYSFGCGESSSLGHNTAAADEQGNRHTNVLSPELVTSLKEVKERVVQISLTNSIYWNAHTFALTDSDKLYAFGAGDKGQLGVELAANQTERANPDRVEVDLS